In the genome of Leeuwenhoekiella sp. MAR_2009_132, one region contains:
- a CDS encoding LysM peptidoglycan-binding domain-containing protein, with protein sequence MRKRLIIGCFLITTLGSFAQKKVIKSEIVEDEILSDTLSVVDTLEIKQLQEEMSQNFLFKQRKGGKVVYNLNDQEYPAKVDRKWLRELTAGSLYDSIEAIIDESYYDSEVVYSELSTDTLKKRLADLNARTPFNIEYTPSLENVIKSYLKRHKPTLERLMGLSEFYFPGFEETFDKYNMPLELKYLAIVESALRPRAKSRVGATGMWQFMYSTGKLYGLDISSYVDERMDPILSTEAAAQYLSKLYDVFGDWDLALASYNSGPGNVSKAIRRSGGSTNYWNIRHNLPRETAGYVPAFLATMYIFEYAKEHGYNPAKPDINYFTTDTVKIKQTLSLQQVAAYTGVSFDEVQFLNPSYKLDIIPYVSDEEYYLRLPVEALGSFVANEEAIYATAKKELERDEATLPKYVENPTSVSYRVRSGDYLGKIASKYGVGVSEIKRWNNLRSNTLRVGQRLTLHPTKAVTSTASSSSSRSSSKKYVVRKGDSLWKIAQKFPGVSPENLKKWNDISGNKLKPGMTLVIAN encoded by the coding sequence ATGAGAAAACGTTTAATTATAGGTTGTTTTTTAATAACCACATTGGGTTCATTTGCTCAGAAAAAAGTTATAAAATCTGAAATTGTAGAAGACGAGATTTTATCAGATACACTTTCAGTCGTTGACACGCTAGAAATAAAACAGCTTCAGGAAGAGATGTCGCAAAACTTCCTTTTTAAGCAACGTAAAGGCGGTAAGGTAGTCTACAACCTAAATGATCAGGAATATCCTGCTAAAGTAGATAGAAAATGGCTTAGAGAGCTCACAGCGGGTTCCCTGTACGATTCAATCGAAGCGATTATTGATGAGAGTTACTACGATAGTGAGGTTGTATATTCAGAACTCTCTACAGATACACTCAAAAAGCGTCTGGCAGATTTAAATGCACGTACACCCTTTAATATAGAATACACCCCTTCTTTAGAAAATGTTATCAAATCGTATTTAAAGAGGCATAAGCCTACTTTAGAGCGTTTAATGGGACTTTCAGAATTTTATTTTCCCGGTTTTGAAGAGACTTTTGATAAATACAATATGCCTTTAGAATTAAAGTATCTGGCAATTGTAGAATCTGCATTACGTCCCAGAGCAAAATCACGGGTAGGAGCTACAGGAATGTGGCAATTTATGTACAGCACGGGCAAATTATACGGTCTTGACATAAGTTCATATGTAGATGAACGAATGGATCCCATACTTTCTACAGAAGCAGCAGCGCAATATCTTTCAAAACTTTACGATGTTTTTGGCGATTGGGATTTGGCTCTGGCGTCATACAATTCTGGTCCCGGTAATGTAAGTAAAGCTATACGGCGCAGCGGAGGCAGCACTAATTATTGGAATATCAGACACAATCTTCCTCGTGAAACCGCAGGATATGTTCCAGCATTTCTTGCAACCATGTACATATTTGAATATGCAAAAGAACACGGTTACAATCCTGCTAAGCCAGACATTAATTACTTTACCACAGATACCGTTAAGATTAAGCAGACCTTGTCGCTACAGCAGGTTGCTGCGTACACAGGTGTATCATTTGATGAAGTACAATTCTTAAACCCGTCGTATAAACTAGATATTATTCCTTATGTGAGTGATGAAGAGTACTATTTAAGGCTACCAGTAGAAGCTTTAGGTTCTTTTGTTGCTAATGAAGAAGCGATTTATGCGACTGCAAAAAAAGAATTAGAACGCGACGAAGCAACCTTACCTAAATATGTAGAAAACCCTACCAGCGTAAGCTATCGCGTACGTAGTGGTGATTATCTGGGTAAAATAGCTTCTAAATATGGAGTGGGTGTTTCTGAAATAAAACGATGGAATAACTTGAGGTCTAACACGTTACGCGTGGGGCAGCGGCTCACATTGCACCCTACTAAAGCCGTTACTTCAACTGCATCAAGCAGTTCTAGTAGAAGTAGTTCTAAAAAGTATGTGGTACGCAAGGGTGATAGTTTGTGGAAGATCGCTCAGAAATTTCCAGGTGTTAGTCCAGAGAATTTGAAAAAGTGGAACGATATTAGTGGTAATAAATTAAAACCGGGAATGACTTTGGTCATAGCCAACTAA
- a CDS encoding phosphoglycerate kinase yields MKTIDNFNFENKKALIRVDFNVPLDENYKVTDATRIEAAKPTILKVLEDGGAAILMSHLGRPKNNEPEFSLKHIADAVTEIIGVQVKFVENCVGETAEAAAAKLEPGEILLLENLRYHAEEEKGDVDFAQKLANLGDIYVNDAFGTAHRAHASTTIIAQFFPEKKCFGYLLAKEIESIDKVLNDNERPVLAILGGAKVSSKITVIENVLDKVDDLILGGGMAYTFIKAQGGKIGSSICEDDKQELALEILKKAKEKNVNVHLPVDVIAADDFSEFANTQIENIFEIADGWQGLDAGPKSLENFAKVVANSKTILWNGPLGVFEMEPFAKGTIALGDAIAEATKNGAFSLVGGGDSVAAVKQFGFENKVSYVSTGGGAMLEMLEGKELPGIAAMRD; encoded by the coding sequence ATGAAAACCATCGACAATTTTAATTTTGAAAACAAAAAAGCGCTAATACGCGTAGATTTTAATGTTCCTTTAGATGAAAATTATAAGGTAACTGATGCTACTCGTATTGAAGCTGCAAAACCTACAATTTTAAAAGTTTTAGAAGATGGAGGAGCTGCAATTTTAATGTCTCATTTGGGAAGACCTAAAAATAATGAACCAGAATTTTCATTAAAACACATTGCAGATGCTGTTACAGAAATTATAGGGGTACAGGTAAAATTTGTAGAAAACTGTGTAGGTGAAACTGCTGAAGCTGCAGCTGCAAAGTTAGAGCCCGGTGAAATTTTACTTTTAGAAAACCTAAGATACCACGCGGAAGAAGAAAAGGGAGATGTTGATTTTGCTCAAAAATTAGCTAATCTTGGTGATATTTATGTCAACGATGCTTTTGGCACAGCACATAGAGCACACGCTTCAACAACAATAATTGCTCAGTTTTTTCCTGAAAAAAAATGCTTTGGTTACTTATTAGCTAAAGAAATTGAGAGTATAGATAAAGTTTTAAATGATAATGAGCGTCCTGTTTTAGCGATTCTAGGTGGCGCAAAAGTATCTTCAAAAATTACCGTTATTGAGAATGTTCTTGATAAAGTAGACGATTTAATTTTAGGTGGAGGTATGGCTTATACCTTTATTAAAGCTCAGGGAGGTAAAATAGGAAGTTCTATTTGTGAAGACGATAAACAAGAACTGGCTTTAGAAATACTCAAAAAAGCAAAGGAGAAAAATGTAAATGTACATTTACCTGTAGATGTTATTGCGGCAGATGATTTCTCTGAATTTGCAAACACACAAATTGAAAATATTTTTGAAATCGCAGACGGCTGGCAAGGTCTTGATGCAGGGCCAAAGTCTCTTGAGAACTTTGCTAAAGTGGTAGCTAATAGCAAAACTATTTTATGGAATGGTCCTTTAGGCGTTTTTGAAATGGAACCTTTTGCAAAAGGAACAATTGCTTTAGGAGATGCCATTGCAGAAGCAACTAAAAATGGAGCTTTTTCTCTTGTTGGAGGAGGTGATAGTGTTGCGGCTGTAAAACAATTTGGCTTTGAAAATAAAGTATCTTATGTTTCAACAGGTGGCGGTGCAATGCTAGAAATGCTTGAGGGTAAAGAACTTCCGGGTATTGCAGCAATGCGCGACTAA
- a CDS encoding OmpH family outer membrane protein: protein MKNIFSALLITITLASCSKSKSAYVDTQKLFEGYTEMTEVQDKYEKLTESVRADLEPKIQAFQIKLDLYQKNVQTMSPAERQSKEQELGALQQQIQQEQQARGGQLQQESQTAIDTVVSKVRKFIDTYGAENGYDFIYGKNDSGNILFGKKEFDITDKVLEALNKEYTPGTTAIPAATTAPEAETAE, encoded by the coding sequence ATGAAAAACATATTTAGTGCGCTTTTAATTACAATTACCTTAGCAAGTTGTTCAAAATCAAAATCAGCTTATGTAGATACTCAAAAACTTTTTGAGGGTTATACAGAAATGACAGAGGTACAGGACAAATATGAAAAGTTGACTGAAAGTGTGCGTGCAGATTTAGAACCAAAGATTCAAGCGTTTCAAATCAAATTAGATCTTTATCAAAAAAATGTACAGACTATGAGTCCGGCAGAACGTCAATCTAAAGAGCAAGAGCTGGGAGCCTTACAACAACAAATTCAACAAGAGCAGCAAGCTCGTGGAGGTCAACTTCAACAAGAAAGTCAAACTGCGATCGATACGGTTGTAAGTAAAGTGAGAAAATTTATTGATACTTATGGTGCTGAGAATGGTTATGACTTCATTTATGGTAAAAATGACAGTGGTAATATTTTATTTGGTAAGAAAGAATTTGATATTACAGATAAAGTACTAGAGGCATTAAATAAAGAATATACTCCGGGTACAACTGCTATACCGGCAGCTACGACTGCTCCAGAAGCAGAAACAGCAGAATAA
- a CDS encoding class I SAM-dependent methyltransferase, with amino-acid sequence MSSSLDKKTTIKIKDFSVSNEEFDLIYDSELDMYITSSIPENLEDYYLSENYISHTDSKKGITETLYQFVKSFMLKQKLKHISKFKSVGSLLDIGAGTGDFLIEAKKRGWEVTGVEPSSVARKNALNKKLTLLENTSQLTTQKFDVITMWHVLEHVPHLQEQINWLERHLSEDGILVIAVPNFNSDDAKKYGKFWAAWDVPRHIHHFSRKSITTLFSNFGFELIVEKPLIFDSFYVSLLSEKYMKGKSNLIMSFLSGLSSNWKARRSGEYSSLIYTFKEQKT; translated from the coding sequence ATGAGTTCTTCTTTAGATAAAAAAACTACAATTAAGATAAAAGATTTCTCTGTTTCTAATGAGGAATTTGACTTGATTTACGATTCTGAATTAGATATGTACATAACATCATCAATTCCTGAAAATTTAGAAGATTATTATTTAAGTGAAAATTATATATCTCATACAGATTCAAAAAAAGGAATTACTGAAACACTTTACCAATTTGTGAAAAGCTTTATGCTAAAACAAAAACTAAAGCATATTAGTAAATTTAAGTCTGTAGGATCTTTATTAGATATAGGTGCAGGAACCGGAGATTTTTTAATTGAAGCAAAAAAAAGAGGGTGGGAGGTAACCGGTGTTGAACCAAGTTCAGTTGCAAGAAAAAATGCGTTAAATAAAAAACTTACACTATTAGAAAACACTTCTCAACTTACTACTCAAAAATTTGATGTAATAACCATGTGGCATGTTTTAGAACATGTACCTCATTTACAAGAACAAATTAATTGGCTTGAAAGACATTTATCAGAAGATGGAATTTTAGTAATTGCAGTTCCTAATTTTAATTCTGATGATGCAAAAAAATACGGAAAATTTTGGGCTGCCTGGGATGTGCCCAGACACATACATCACTTCTCTAGAAAAAGTATTACTACACTGTTTTCAAATTTCGGGTTTGAACTTATTGTGGAGAAACCATTAATTTTTGATTCATTCTATGTAAGTCTTCTTTCTGAGAAATATATGAAAGGAAAATCAAATCTTATTATGTCATTTTTATCAGGTTTGAGCTCTAATTGGAAAGCGAGGCGTTCTGGCGAATATTCTTCTCTTATATATACCTTCAAGGAGCAAAAAACATAA
- a CDS encoding GH3 auxin-responsive promoter family protein, whose protein sequence is MSIKSFGAKLFAKHIVSKTEAWASTPEATQLKVFKYLIKKASQTQFGRDHNFETIKNYSDYAKQVPVRDYEELKVYVDKVVAGNPNILWPGKPQYFAKTSGTTSGAKYIPITAESMPMHTNAARDAILHYIAETGNRSFVDKKMIFLQGSPELQEKNGIQTGRLSGIVAHYVPGYLQKNRMPSWETNCIDDWETKVDAIVEETIKEDMSIISGIPSWVQMYFERLNAKTGKKVGELFPNFNLFIYGGVNYEPYRKKFENLIGRRVDSIELYPASEGFFAFQDSQKEKGMLLLLDSGIFYEFIEAASFFDENPDRLTIGQVKTGVNYVMIISTTAGLWSYNVGDTVMFTSTKPYRVIVSGRIKHFISAFGEHVIGKEVEEALASTATSFKAQVSEFTVAPQINPEVGLPYHEWFIEFDKEPEDVNAFAKAIDLALQEQNSYYKDLITGKVLETLKINVVPKGGFNTYMKSKGKLGGQNKLPRLANDRKIADALNEFGF, encoded by the coding sequence ATGTCTATAAAATCTTTTGGAGCAAAACTTTTTGCAAAACATATCGTTTCAAAAACCGAAGCATGGGCCTCTACACCAGAAGCTACCCAACTTAAGGTTTTTAAATATTTAATTAAAAAGGCCTCTCAAACCCAATTTGGCAGGGATCATAATTTTGAAACCATTAAAAATTACAGCGACTATGCAAAGCAGGTTCCGGTGCGGGATTATGAAGAATTAAAAGTTTATGTAGATAAAGTAGTTGCCGGGAATCCTAATATTTTATGGCCCGGTAAACCACAGTATTTTGCAAAAACATCTGGAACTACTTCAGGAGCGAAATACATCCCAATTACTGCAGAGTCTATGCCTATGCATACCAATGCGGCAAGAGATGCTATTTTACATTATATAGCAGAGACCGGAAACCGCAGTTTTGTAGATAAAAAAATGATCTTTCTTCAGGGAAGTCCTGAGCTTCAGGAGAAAAACGGTATTCAAACCGGAAGATTATCAGGTATTGTCGCTCATTATGTACCCGGATACCTTCAGAAAAATAGAATGCCAAGCTGGGAAACTAATTGTATTGACGACTGGGAAACAAAAGTTGATGCTATTGTTGAAGAGACTATAAAAGAAGACATGAGTATTATAAGCGGTATACCGTCTTGGGTACAAATGTATTTTGAAAGACTTAATGCAAAAACCGGAAAGAAGGTAGGAGAACTGTTTCCTAACTTTAATTTGTTTATTTATGGTGGTGTAAACTATGAGCCATATCGTAAAAAGTTTGAAAATTTAATAGGCAGAAGAGTAGACAGTATTGAACTGTATCCTGCAAGTGAAGGGTTTTTTGCATTTCAGGATTCTCAAAAAGAAAAAGGAATGCTACTATTACTTGATAGTGGTATTTTTTATGAGTTTATAGAGGCAGCGTCATTTTTTGATGAAAACCCCGACAGACTCACTATAGGTCAGGTAAAAACAGGCGTAAATTATGTGATGATAATTTCTACAACAGCCGGTCTCTGGAGCTATAATGTGGGAGATACGGTAATGTTTACGTCTACAAAACCGTATAGAGTTATAGTTTCAGGGCGTATTAAGCACTTTATTTCAGCCTTTGGGGAGCATGTGATAGGAAAGGAGGTTGAGGAAGCTTTAGCCAGCACAGCAACCTCATTTAAAGCTCAGGTAAGTGAATTTACCGTCGCGCCACAAATAAATCCTGAAGTGGGCTTACCCTATCACGAGTGGTTTATTGAGTTTGACAAGGAGCCTGAAGATGTAAATGCATTTGCTAAAGCAATTGATCTAGCACTTCAAGAACAAAATAGTTATTACAAAGATTTAATTACAGGAAAAGTATTAGAAACATTAAAAATCAATGTTGTTCCCAAGGGAGGTTTCAATACCTACATGAAATCTAAGGGCAAATTAGGAGGTCAAAACAAGCTTCCCAGACTGGCTAATGATCGTAAAATCGCAGATGCCTTAAATGAATTTGGTTTTTAA
- the tatA gene encoding twin-arginine translocase TatA/TatE family subunit — protein sequence MNLLSIFLGMVGPWQIGLIVVVILLLFGGKKIPEMMRGLGSGIKEFKDASKDDDAPRKSDETIEEKKS from the coding sequence ATGAATTTACTATCGATATTTTTAGGAATGGTTGGACCCTGGCAGATAGGTCTTATCGTCGTTGTGATACTTTTGCTTTTTGGAGGTAAAAAAATACCTGAAATGATGCGTGGTTTAGGAAGTGGTATTAAAGAATTTAAAGATGCTTCTAAAGATGATGACGCTCCTAGAAAATCTGACGAAACTATAGAAGAGAAGAAATCATAA
- a CDS encoding ATP-binding protein: protein MLFQKILGQEFIKKHLTTSVDGKRVAHAQLFVGSSGSGVLPCAIAYAQYLICNNSEGENTGGNASCNLKFDHLAHPDLHFAYPVATTDAIKNHPVSDNFAKEWRSFVDSNPYGSLYDWHQHIGIEKKQGKIGVDEAQDIVRKLSLKSYEGGYKVMIIWMADKMNNAASNKLLKLIEEPPQKTVFLLIAENEDHIIDTIKSRCQVLNFPPLAAESLEKALITSHNCNAAEAKKLAIKAHGDYNLALHLLEHSSDEEEFETWFVSWVRTAFKARGNKKAILDLISWSEQIAGTGRETQKNFLTYCEDFFRQAMLLNYGAKELVYLQPQTKFELAKFAPFIHGNNISSIIEELQTASYHIERNGNAKIVLTDLSIKLTRLLHTKA from the coding sequence ATGTTATTTCAGAAAATATTAGGTCAAGAATTTATTAAGAAACACCTAACTACCAGTGTAGATGGTAAGCGTGTTGCTCACGCTCAATTATTTGTGGGCAGCAGTGGTAGTGGTGTTCTTCCCTGTGCTATTGCCTATGCACAGTATTTAATTTGTAACAATAGTGAGGGAGAGAACACGGGCGGTAATGCTTCCTGTAATTTAAAATTTGATCATTTAGCACATCCAGATTTACATTTTGCGTATCCTGTAGCAACGACAGATGCTATTAAAAATCATCCTGTATCAGACAATTTTGCTAAAGAGTGGAGGTCTTTTGTAGACTCTAATCCCTACGGAAGCTTATATGACTGGCATCAACATATAGGAATTGAGAAAAAACAAGGTAAAATTGGGGTAGATGAAGCCCAGGATATCGTTAGAAAATTATCTCTAAAATCCTATGAAGGGGGTTATAAAGTTATGATTATCTGGATGGCCGATAAAATGAATAATGCGGCATCAAACAAATTGCTTAAATTAATTGAAGAACCTCCACAAAAAACTGTATTTCTTCTTATTGCTGAAAATGAAGACCACATAATTGACACTATAAAATCAAGGTGTCAGGTTCTTAATTTTCCTCCTTTAGCGGCAGAATCATTAGAAAAAGCCCTCATTACTTCGCATAACTGCAATGCTGCTGAGGCTAAAAAACTTGCAATAAAGGCACACGGAGATTACAATCTTGCTTTACATCTGCTGGAGCATAGTAGTGATGAAGAAGAATTTGAAACGTGGTTTGTATCTTGGGTACGTACTGCTTTTAAAGCCCGGGGAAATAAAAAAGCAATCTTAGATCTTATCTCCTGGAGTGAACAAATTGCCGGAACAGGACGGGAAACCCAAAAAAACTTTCTTACTTACTGTGAAGATTTTTTTAGGCAAGCCATGCTTTTAAATTATGGAGCTAAAGAACTTGTTTATTTACAGCCGCAAACAAAATTTGAACTCGCAAAATTTGCGCCTTTTATACACGGCAATAATATCAGCTCTATTATCGAAGAGCTGCAAACGGCTTCCTATCACATAGAACGTAATGGTAATGCAAAAATCGTACTTACCGATTTATCTATAAAGCTTACACGCTTATTACACACTAAAGCATAA
- a CDS encoding M23 family metallopeptidase: MAKSKERKKFRKRLLHKYRLVILNEDTFEERVSFKLTRLNVFIVVGFSIIILIALTTFLIAYTPLREYIPGYSSVRLKKQATELIFETDSLKRQLDINEQYYASIRKVLTGDVDRVNFNKDSLLLVEPGENGGLSFKISKEDSILRERVANEDRYNLFEPASTKVNFSLFPPVKGNITEKYNLDRKHYAVDVVVPKNEPIKAVADATVIFSEWTAETGNVLILDHGNNLISVYKHCASRNKDQGDLVKAGEVIAIAGSTGEYTTGPHLHFELWNNGYPVDPTNYIAFE; encoded by the coding sequence ATGGCTAAATCTAAAGAGAGAAAGAAGTTTAGAAAACGCCTTTTGCATAAATACAGGCTAGTGATTTTAAACGAAGACACCTTTGAAGAACGGGTATCGTTTAAGCTTACCCGTTTAAATGTATTTATTGTCGTTGGCTTCTCGATTATTATACTCATCGCATTAACGACCTTTCTAATCGCATATACTCCGTTACGAGAATATATTCCGGGATATTCTTCTGTAAGACTCAAAAAACAGGCTACAGAATTAATTTTTGAGACAGATTCTCTTAAGCGACAACTCGATATAAATGAGCAATATTACGCAAGTATTAGAAAAGTACTTACGGGCGATGTCGATCGCGTAAATTTTAATAAAGACTCGTTATTACTTGTAGAACCTGGAGAAAATGGAGGTTTATCTTTTAAAATTTCTAAAGAAGATAGCATTTTAAGAGAGCGCGTAGCTAATGAAGATCGCTATAATCTATTTGAACCGGCTTCAACAAAAGTTAATTTTTCATTATTTCCTCCTGTCAAAGGCAACATTACCGAAAAATACAATTTAGATCGAAAGCATTATGCTGTAGATGTTGTTGTACCTAAAAACGAACCCATAAAAGCCGTGGCAGATGCTACAGTCATATTTTCTGAATGGACAGCCGAAACCGGAAATGTTCTCATTCTCGATCACGGAAATAACTTGATTTCGGTGTATAAACATTGTGCTTCCCGTAATAAAGATCAGGGAGATCTTGTTAAAGCAGGTGAAGTTATTGCAATTGCCGGATCGACAGGAGAATACACAACTGGTCCGCATTTACATTTTGAACTTTGGAATAATGGTTACCCCGTAGATCCTACTAATTACATCGCATTCGAATAA
- a CDS encoding DUF6909 family protein — MSLIKQENRTRAQESSAAIERMYITMRHLFNRGFYKPMGVSGDTLREALLILRPEIYGTIAEEKVELNGLLYVIDRLPEGIEECRYINLTSDEGYKNSHFKPIVPPKRRRNCYRIDEEQMNIEITRGRSEIYDILTHLTFLFVESHKIMKRVVINEEGHTTRDWNKLEKAVLSEEPLTQQEREIALTHTANILGRTFHEVSVIYGKFSAPTNEKRFLNLVYWLGKRAIEEISEHDKRIVTFSPVLRERLGHHIHGEVWADTIKKELDSRDLLSRPIHIISANMHSVMNTLFAPVALSKEMAKKENLEIYETLSDAGSGKLRARVEKTALQNGMISVPDQSGTNIDVQLFDTAKLDLDQNNFCSKASYPEGKAPVIIVMDYAFGEQAYETMEELLKPYEKDETLTYLDVKSVSIMGKAGILEGGKGDIMIPSAHLFEGTADNYPFDNQLKKEHFEGNGISVCEGAMISVLGTSLQNRDILRFFYESTWNVIGLEMEGAHYQKAIQAAAKLRGSISDKVKVRYAYYASDNPLETGSTLASGGLGTTGVKPTYLITEQILEQIFKD, encoded by the coding sequence ATGAGTTTAATAAAACAAGAAAACAGAACACGTGCGCAGGAAAGCTCTGCAGCTATTGAGCGCATGTACATAACAATGAGACACCTTTTTAACCGTGGTTTTTATAAACCTATGGGTGTTTCAGGAGATACATTACGAGAAGCTTTATTGATATTGCGCCCCGAAATATATGGTACCATTGCAGAAGAAAAAGTAGAACTTAACGGTTTACTTTATGTTATAGACCGTCTTCCCGAAGGAATAGAAGAGTGCAGATACATAAACCTTACAAGCGATGAAGGCTATAAAAATTCGCATTTTAAGCCTATCGTTCCTCCTAAGAGACGTCGTAATTGCTACCGTATAGACGAGGAGCAGATGAATATTGAGATTACGCGTGGTAGATCTGAAATTTATGATATTCTTACGCACTTAACCTTTCTGTTTGTAGAATCACACAAAATAATGAAGCGTGTGGTTATTAATGAAGAGGGGCATACCACCAGAGACTGGAACAAACTTGAGAAAGCAGTTCTTTCTGAAGAGCCATTAACACAGCAAGAGCGTGAGATTGCACTTACACACACGGCTAATATTTTAGGAAGAACATTTCATGAAGTATCTGTGATTTATGGCAAATTTTCTGCACCTACAAACGAGAAGCGTTTTTTAAATTTGGTCTATTGGCTAGGCAAACGGGCTATCGAAGAAATTTCAGAACATGATAAACGCATCGTGACGTTTTCACCTGTTTTACGAGAGCGTTTAGGACACCATATTCACGGAGAAGTCTGGGCAGATACCATTAAAAAAGAATTAGACAGCAGAGATCTTCTTAGTAGGCCTATTCACATTATAAGTGCAAACATGCACAGTGTTATGAACACACTTTTTGCGCCAGTAGCTTTATCAAAAGAGATGGCAAAAAAGGAAAATCTAGAAATTTATGAGACTTTAAGTGATGCCGGTAGCGGTAAATTAAGAGCTCGTGTAGAAAAAACAGCGCTTCAAAATGGTATGATCTCAGTGCCAGATCAAAGCGGAACGAATATAGATGTTCAACTATTTGATACTGCAAAGTTAGATCTTGATCAAAATAATTTTTGCTCTAAAGCTTCTTATCCAGAAGGAAAAGCGCCTGTTATTATTGTGATGGATTATGCGTTTGGTGAGCAGGCGTATGAGACGATGGAAGAGCTTTTAAAACCTTATGAAAAAGATGAGACTTTAACATATCTTGATGTTAAGTCAGTTTCCATTATGGGTAAAGCAGGTATTCTTGAAGGCGGAAAAGGAGATATTATGATACCTAGCGCCCATCTTTTTGAAGGTACTGCAGATAATTATCCGTTTGATAACCAACTTAAAAAAGAGCACTTTGAAGGTAACGGAATTTCTGTTTGTGAAGGTGCTATGATTTCAGTTTTAGGTACTTCTTTACAAAACAGAGATATTCTGCGCTTTTTTTATGAAAGCACCTGGAATGTTATAGGGCTTGAGATGGAAGGGGCACATTATCAAAAAGCGATACAGGCAGCAGCTAAATTACGCGGAAGCATTAGTGATAAAGTAAAAGTGCGTTATGCCTATTATGCATCAGATAATCCGTTAGAAACCGGAAGCACGCTTGCTTCAGGAGGGTTAGGTACAACAGGAGTAAAGCCTACTTACTTGATTACCGAACAAATCTTAGAGCAAATCTTTAAAGATTAA
- a CDS encoding DUF4837 family protein, giving the protein MQKLLLAFVLFTLIACNDKPEGKILSSSSGGLNNLTIVMPNDMWAGAVGESIREKLAGPVNGLPQVEPMFEINQMPLEAFSGFMRKQRTFLKVEQADTPSLEIVTDEYARPQTGIILRGPTEEAIINLIKQDSAKIVDTYKGAEFKEKIRRISLSLKEDDPIKKAFGISMKFPSAYRYAKTDDGFFWIRKDIPNGDMNITIYEVPYNLIDRDSNTIGSLIAMRDSIAGDNIVVNEGMRFITEAAFAPYLSETTIGDKPAYEMKGMWEVKGRFMAGPFVNFTVDDKENNRYLVLEGFVFKPSANKRDNIFELESILRSVEFVE; this is encoded by the coding sequence ATGCAAAAACTACTCTTAGCATTCGTATTGTTTACTTTAATTGCCTGTAATGATAAACCAGAAGGTAAAATTTTATCGTCCTCTTCTGGTGGTCTTAATAACCTAACGATTGTAATGCCTAATGATATGTGGGCGGGCGCAGTGGGTGAAAGCATCAGAGAAAAATTAGCCGGTCCTGTAAACGGACTACCACAGGTAGAACCTATGTTTGAAATAAATCAAATGCCTTTAGAAGCATTCTCTGGGTTTATGCGCAAACAACGTACGTTTTTAAAGGTAGAACAGGCAGATACTCCTTCCTTAGAAATTGTTACAGATGAATATGCAAGACCACAAACCGGTATAATTTTAAGAGGTCCTACAGAAGAAGCAATAATTAATTTAATTAAACAAGACAGTGCAAAAATTGTAGACACGTACAAAGGGGCAGAGTTTAAAGAAAAAATACGTCGTATTAGTTTGTCTCTCAAGGAAGATGATCCTATTAAAAAGGCTTTTGGAATATCTATGAAGTTTCCTTCGGCGTATCGCTATGCAAAAACAGATGATGGCTTTTTTTGGATACGTAAAGACATTCCTAACGGAGATATGAATATAACAATTTACGAAGTACCCTATAATCTTATAGATAGAGATAGCAACACAATAGGCTCGTTAATAGCGATGAGAGATTCTATTGCAGGTGATAATATTGTAGTAAATGAGGGAATGCGCTTTATTACAGAAGCAGCCTTTGCACCTTATTTAAGTGAGACGACAATTGGAGATAAGCCAGCCTACGAGATGAAAGGAATGTGGGAAGTAAAAGGCCGTTTTATGGCAGGACCTTTTGTAAACTTTACGGTAGATGATAAAGAAAACAATCGCTATCTCGTTTTAGAAGGCTTTGTATTTAAACCTTCTGCAAACAAACGTGATAATATATTTGAACTAGAATCTATTCTACGTTCTGTAGAGTTTGTAGAATAA